The following proteins are co-located in the Gloeocapsa sp. PCC 7428 genome:
- a CDS encoding Crp/Fnr family transcriptional regulator — protein MAMPDAGSAPFLPLQKYRFRRRKQIPLQTDILWRIERGAVRTSTWTADGTLIVLGYWKPGEIVGKAISRIQPLQIECLTDVECTSVPSNLWDGILNDIVRQMQQTDELICIIRRESVVLRLWEFLVWLDKKFGCDVKQGRLLDLPITHQDIADTIGSTRVTVTRMLQQLAIEGKILRQGWSIIITEPRLLEIDENKAW, from the coding sequence ATGGCAATGCCCGACGCAGGTTCAGCGCCTTTTCTGCCCCTACAGAAGTACAGGTTTCGTCGCAGAAAACAAATTCCACTTCAAACAGACATTCTCTGGAGAATTGAACGCGGTGCTGTACGTACATCTACTTGGACGGCAGATGGAACATTAATCGTCTTAGGTTATTGGAAACCTGGTGAAATCGTAGGCAAAGCAATATCGCGTATTCAGCCTCTTCAAATCGAATGCTTAACTGATGTAGAGTGTACCAGCGTGCCGTCTAATTTATGGGATGGCATATTGAATGATATCGTACGGCAGATGCAACAAACCGATGAATTAATCTGCATCATCCGCAGAGAATCAGTTGTGTTAAGGCTGTGGGAGTTTCTTGTTTGGCTAGACAAAAAGTTTGGTTGTGATGTTAAGCAGGGGCGGCTATTAGATTTACCCATTACTCATCAGGATATAGCCGATACGATTGGCTCGACACGGGTGACAGTGACGCGAATGCTGCAACAATTAGCAATAGAAGGGAAAATACTGCGTCAAGGATGGAGCATTATTATTACTGAGCCTCGTTTATTAGAGATTGATGAGAATAAAGCTTGGTAG
- a CDS encoding M23 family metallopeptidase, producing the protein MKQASASSYQPTKNCIRLRKSLLLAALGILSASSLIWQQYTTQVVAAEENQVATSNSWQNASFPVENFQAYSSPFGYRRSATGGSGWEFHRGLDFAAPQGSYIRNWWSGKVVKVADRTACGTHIIVQSGDWEHTYCHMQGRVEAQGGNRYLIDREGGIQIWEGQYIHSGTRIGRVGMTGRTTGPHLHWGLKYANNYVDPALVLRAMYAQQSGRTLQSSARIR; encoded by the coding sequence ATGAAGCAAGCATCTGCATCTAGTTATCAACCCACTAAAAATTGTATTCGTTTGAGAAAAAGTCTTCTTCTAGCTGCGTTAGGAATCTTAAGTGCATCGAGCTTAATTTGGCAACAGTACACCACCCAAGTTGTAGCTGCTGAAGAAAATCAGGTTGCTACTAGTAATTCTTGGCAGAATGCTTCGTTTCCGGTAGAAAATTTTCAAGCTTACTCTTCCCCATTTGGATATCGTCGTTCGGCGACTGGGGGTTCAGGATGGGAGTTTCATCGAGGGCTAGATTTCGCGGCACCGCAAGGCAGTTATATTCGTAACTGGTGGTCAGGGAAGGTTGTTAAAGTCGCGGATCGTACTGCTTGTGGAACGCACATTATTGTGCAATCTGGTGATTGGGAGCATACTTATTGCCATATGCAAGGTCGTGTCGAAGCACAGGGCGGAAATCGCTATTTAATTGACCGCGAGGGTGGAATTCAAATCTGGGAAGGTCAATATATTCATAGTGGCACGCGAATTGGTCGAGTAGGAATGACAGGACGCACCACAGGTCCGCACCTACATTGGGGACTCAAGTACGCCAACAACTATGTAGATCCTGCACTTGTTCTACGAGCCATGTATGCTCAGCAATCGGGTAGAACGCTACAATCTTCTGCAAGGATTCGATAA
- the ftsH gene encoding ATP-dependent zinc metalloprotease FtsH, which yields MRQRPASGLAFTGAIAAGWIMLQSTLVASPALAQRREPNALTYGELIERIDAGQVERVEIDPTQRVARVQLEGQQADAPPQEVPLLDQNPELIERLRANRVEFEVISAADSRVAIGILANLLWILPLMALMLLFLRRSGNASNQAMNFGKSRARFQMEAKTGITFVDVAGIEEAKEELQEVVTFLKQPERFTAIGARIPKGVLLVGPPGTGKTLLAKAIAGEAGVPFFSISGSEFVEMFVGVGASRVRDLFKKAKENAPCLIFIDEIDAVGRQRGTGIGGGNDEREQTLNQLLTEMDGFEGNTGIIIIAATNRPDVLDAALLRPGRFDRQVIVDAPDLKGRQEILQVHARNKKLDPNVSLDAVARRTPGFTGADLANLLNEAAILTARRRKEAITLLEIDDAIDRVVAGMEGTPLVDSKSKRLIAYHEVGHALLATLLKDHDPVQKVTLIPRGQARGLTWFTPSEDQGLISRAQLLARITATLGGRAAEEIVFGKEEVTTGAGQDLQQLTNLARQMVTRFGMSDLGLLSLDNQNSEVFLGRDLMTRSEYSEEITARVDAQVRQIISHCHEQALTLLQENRVLMDRLVDLLIERETIDGDEFRKIVAEYKQSQQDQDALVVS from the coding sequence ATGCGCCAAAGACCAGCAAGCGGTTTGGCTTTCACTGGTGCGATCGCCGCAGGTTGGATTATGTTACAGTCTACGCTTGTGGCAAGCCCAGCACTCGCGCAACGAAGAGAGCCGAATGCTCTAACGTATGGAGAATTAATCGAAAGAATTGATGCCGGTCAAGTCGAACGCGTTGAAATTGACCCAACGCAAAGAGTTGCGAGAGTTCAACTCGAAGGACAACAAGCAGATGCGCCACCCCAAGAAGTGCCACTGCTTGACCAAAATCCCGAATTAATTGAAAGACTGCGAGCCAACCGCGTTGAATTTGAAGTGATCTCGGCTGCGGATAGCCGAGTGGCAATTGGAATCTTAGCAAATCTGCTGTGGATTTTACCATTGATGGCTTTGATGTTGTTGTTTCTCCGACGTTCGGGTAATGCATCAAATCAAGCAATGAACTTTGGTAAATCCCGCGCCCGATTTCAGATGGAAGCTAAAACGGGAATAACATTTGTTGATGTCGCTGGAATCGAAGAAGCAAAAGAAGAACTCCAAGAAGTCGTCACGTTCCTTAAGCAACCCGAACGTTTTACAGCGATCGGTGCCAGGATTCCTAAAGGTGTCTTATTAGTTGGACCTCCAGGAACTGGAAAAACTCTTTTGGCAAAAGCGATCGCGGGTGAAGCCGGAGTCCCATTCTTTAGTATCTCAGGAAGTGAATTCGTCGAAATGTTCGTTGGCGTTGGTGCTTCGCGCGTCCGCGACTTATTCAAAAAAGCCAAAGAAAACGCGCCATGCTTGATCTTCATTGATGAAATCGACGCGGTAGGAAGACAACGCGGTACTGGAATCGGTGGCGGAAACGACGAACGCGAACAAACACTCAATCAGCTACTCACCGAGATGGACGGCTTTGAAGGCAACACGGGGATTATTATTATCGCCGCAACAAACCGCCCTGATGTTCTTGATGCTGCATTACTGCGTCCTGGAAGATTTGACCGCCAAGTCATTGTCGATGCGCCTGACCTCAAAGGACGTCAAGAAATTTTGCAAGTCCATGCACGCAATAAAAAGCTTGACCCGAATGTGTCGTTAGATGCAGTCGCACGGCGGACGCCAGGATTTACAGGCGCGGATTTAGCCAACTTGCTCAACGAAGCGGCAATTTTGACCGCACGGCGACGCAAAGAAGCGATTACATTGTTAGAAATAGATGATGCGATCGACCGCGTTGTCGCAGGAATGGAAGGAACACCACTTGTCGATAGCAAGAGCAAGCGCTTAATTGCTTATCATGAAGTGGGTCACGCATTGCTGGCGACACTACTTAAAGACCACGACCCCGTACAGAAAGTCACGCTGATTCCACGCGGACAAGCGCGAGGACTGACGTGGTTTACTCCGAGTGAAGACCAAGGATTAATTTCGCGCGCGCAGCTTTTAGCTAGAATTACAGCGACACTTGGCGGTAGAGCAGCTGAAGAAATTGTCTTTGGTAAAGAGGAAGTTACAACAGGTGCAGGTCAAGATTTGCAACAACTTACAAACTTGGCACGTCAGATGGTAACTCGCTTTGGGATGTCTGACTTAGGTTTACTTTCCCTCGACAACCAAAACAGCGAGGTCTTTCTAGGGCGCGATCTCATGACTCGCTCAGAGTATTCTGAAGAGATTACAGCACGTGTGGATGCTCAAGTGCGACAGATTATTTCTCATTGTCACGAGCAAGCATTAACACTTCTGCAAGAAAACCGCGTTCTGATGGATCGGCTAGTCGATTTACTGATCGAACGAGAAACAATTGACGGCGATGAATTTCGTAAAATTGTAGCCGAATACAAGCAATCTCAACAAGACCAAGATGCGTTGGTTGTTAGTTAG
- a CDS encoding ferrochelatase: MVAIPEKQQQAFAHSSNDRVAVLLMGYGEVESYEDFANYNEQALNLLTAKFAPVPTWIYPPLAKVLALFDRHEWGHQHDHFISPHNAIFEQQRAGIEQHLQQQWGDRIQVFKAFNFCAPFLPEQVLTDIKDQGFDKILIYPLLVVDSIFTSGIAVEQVNKALAKLADGDEHWVKGQRYIPSFYNEPAYIDLMARLVEEKIATDLAAAYLPSQIGIVLMNHGCPHKAKGFTSGITESEALYEQVREQLIYRYPLISVGWLNHDTPLIEWTQPNATQAAKNLIELGAKAIVFMPIGFATENHETLLDVDHIIHALQRQHKDVTYVQMPCVNDHPDFLKMAAEWANPQIAALLSEQAIAINPNLAAAQAHHHHHHHHHH; encoded by the coding sequence TTGGTTGCCATCCCCGAAAAACAGCAACAAGCATTTGCCCATTCTAGCAACGACCGAGTTGCCGTCTTGCTGATGGGCTACGGCGAAGTCGAAAGTTACGAAGATTTTGCTAACTATAACGAACAAGCTTTAAATCTACTAACAGCTAAATTCGCTCCAGTACCAACGTGGATTTATCCGCCTTTAGCGAAAGTACTGGCGCTATTTGACCGACATGAATGGGGTCATCAACACGATCACTTCATTTCACCCCACAATGCTATTTTTGAGCAGCAACGCGCCGGAATTGAACAGCACTTACAACAACAGTGGGGCGATCGCATTCAAGTATTCAAAGCATTTAACTTCTGCGCGCCGTTTCTCCCTGAACAAGTCTTAACAGACATTAAAGATCAAGGTTTTGACAAAATTCTTATTTACCCGCTACTCGTTGTCGATTCAATCTTCACGAGTGGAATCGCGGTTGAGCAAGTTAACAAAGCGTTAGCAAAGCTTGCAGACGGTGACGAACATTGGGTGAAAGGACAACGCTATATTCCTTCTTTCTATAATGAACCTGCCTATATTGATTTAATGGCGCGTCTTGTTGAAGAAAAGATTGCGACTGATTTAGCCGCAGCTTACTTACCTTCACAAATTGGCATCGTGTTAATGAATCACGGCTGTCCGCATAAAGCCAAAGGATTCACCTCTGGAATTACAGAAAGTGAAGCACTGTACGAACAGGTAAGAGAACAATTAATCTACCGCTATCCGCTGATTTCTGTTGGCTGGCTGAATCATGACACGCCGCTGATCGAATGGACACAGCCCAACGCCACACAAGCTGCAAAAAACTTGATCGAACTTGGTGCTAAAGCAATTGTATTTATGCCAATTGGCTTTGCTACCGAGAATCATGAAACTTTACTCGATGTCGATCATATCATTCATGCACTACAGCGCCAGCATAAAGATGTTACTTATGTGCAAATGCCCTGTGTGAATGACCATCCAGACTTTCTAAAAATGGCAGCCGAGTGGGCTAACCCTCAAATTGCTGCTTTACTCTCAGAACAAGCGATCGCCATTAACCCTAACTTAGCAGCAGCGCAGGCGCATCACCACCATCACCACCATCATCACCACTAA
- a CDS encoding NADPH-dependent FMN reductase yields MVKIVGIGGSLRPDSYSQSALRLVAKRVEALGAEVEILDLRQMELPFCNGEDSYPDYPDVVKLQNTVKQADGLILATPEYHGSVSGVLKNALDLMSFEQLDGKVVGLISVLGGQSNSNALNDLRVIMRWVHAWVIPEQVAIGQAWKAFGSDGKILDEKISQRFDQFAQSLVENTRKLQGVA; encoded by the coding sequence ATGGTAAAAATTGTAGGAATTGGTGGTAGTTTAAGACCAGACTCTTATAGCCAAAGTGCTTTAAGACTAGTAGCAAAGCGCGTAGAAGCTTTGGGAGCAGAAGTAGAAATTCTTGATCTTAGGCAAATGGAATTACCATTTTGTAACGGAGAAGATAGCTATCCCGATTATCCTGATGTAGTCAAACTACAAAATACGGTTAAGCAAGCCGACGGCTTAATTTTGGCAACTCCAGAGTATCACGGAAGTGTGAGTGGTGTCTTAAAAAATGCTCTAGATTTGATGAGTTTTGAGCAGCTAGATGGTAAGGTTGTCGGGCTAATCAGCGTATTGGGAGGTCAATCTAATAGTAATGCTTTGAACGATTTACGCGTCATTATGCGTTGGGTACACGCGTGGGTAATTCCCGAACAAGTTGCGATCGGACAAGCGTGGAAGGCTTTCGGTTCTGACGGCAAAATTTTGGACGAAAAAATTTCTCAACGTTTCGATCAATTCGCTCAAAGTTTAGTAGAAAATACGCGTAAGCTGCAAGGCGTTGCATAG
- the murA gene encoding UDP-N-acetylglucosamine 1-carboxyvinyltransferase — translation MTTSHGLPNAHALSDADASVLQIWGKHPLKGHVKISGAKNSALTIIAAALLCPEDCRIRNVPNLVDVRRMGQILAALGVKIEHQGDVLDINASTISHSKAPYELVSQLRASFFIIGPLLARLGVARIPLPGGCTIGARPVDLHVRGLQAMGADVQIEHGIVHAYVTGSQRKLKGAKIYLDYPSVGATETIMMAATLAEGETTIENAAQEPEVVDLANFCRAMGARIRGAGTNTITIAGVPRLHSTDYTINPDRIEAGTFLVAGAITHSEISLSPVVPEHLTAVIAKLQETGAQIVTEAPDRLRIIPGDTIKATDIETLPYPGFPTDMQAQFMALLTLSEGDSLITETVFENRMRHVAELNRMGADIRIKGNHALVRGVSMLSGAPVIATDLRASAALVLAGLAANGKTVIQCLHHLDRGYEQIEVKLLSLGAVLERVPAGADAGSAGLTSHSVLSEKD, via the coding sequence ATTACTACCTCTCACGGCTTACCAAATGCCCACGCGTTATCTGATGCTGACGCTTCTGTTCTACAGATTTGGGGAAAGCATCCATTAAAAGGTCATGTCAAGATTAGTGGAGCAAAAAACTCAGCGCTGACAATCATCGCCGCAGCCCTACTTTGTCCCGAAGATTGCCGCATTCGCAATGTTCCTAACCTTGTCGATGTGAGACGCATGGGGCAAATTCTAGCGGCATTGGGAGTTAAGATCGAGCATCAGGGCGATGTTTTAGACATTAATGCGAGTACGATTAGTCACTCGAAAGCTCCGTATGAGCTAGTGAGCCAGCTACGCGCGAGTTTCTTTATCATTGGTCCCTTACTCGCAAGGTTAGGAGTCGCACGTATTCCCCTACCTGGTGGTTGTACAATTGGCGCTCGACCGGTGGATCTCCATGTTCGGGGTTTACAAGCGATGGGAGCCGATGTGCAAATTGAACACGGTATTGTTCACGCTTACGTCACTGGTAGTCAACGCAAACTCAAAGGCGCAAAAATCTACTTAGATTACCCCAGCGTTGGAGCCACCGAGACAATTATGATGGCTGCTACCTTGGCAGAAGGGGAAACAACGATTGAAAACGCTGCACAAGAGCCAGAAGTCGTAGACTTAGCTAATTTTTGTCGAGCGATGGGAGCGCGTATTCGCGGAGCCGGAACGAATACAATTACAATCGCTGGAGTTCCTCGCTTGCATTCAACAGATTACACTATCAATCCCGATCGCATCGAGGCTGGAACTTTCTTAGTCGCTGGAGCGATTACGCATTCGGAGATTAGTTTGTCTCCTGTCGTTCCAGAGCATCTCACTGCGGTGATTGCGAAACTTCAGGAAACTGGCGCGCAAATTGTCACTGAAGCACCCGATCGCTTGCGCATTATTCCAGGAGACACGATTAAAGCAACTGATATTGAAACCTTGCCGTATCCTGGTTTTCCTACCGATATGCAAGCCCAGTTTATGGCATTACTCACGCTCAGTGAAGGCGATAGTTTAATAACTGAAACTGTATTTGAAAACCGAATGCGTCATGTCGCAGAGCTAAATCGTATGGGTGCAGACATTCGGATTAAAGGCAATCATGCGCTTGTACGGGGTGTTTCGATGTTATCTGGCGCACCAGTCATCGCAACGGATCTTCGTGCTTCCGCAGCGCTTGTCTTAGCTGGCTTGGCAGCAAATGGTAAAACGGTTATTCAGTGCTTACATCATCTCGATCGCGGCTACGAACAGATAGAAGTAAAACTACTTTCTTTAGGGGCGGTCTTAGAGCGCGTTCCGGCTGGTGCAGATGCAGGTAGTGCAGGTTTAACAAGTCATTCTGTTTTATCGGAGAAAGACTGA
- a CDS encoding M48 family metallopeptidase produces the protein MISKTQLIGLKADEFRHPLDLEATKALKQIPGADIIVRNLLGQMAEQFFYVENIASSILVGEQQLPQFHKLLIEACRVLDLEPPQLYVRQHPVPNAYTFAMRGKQPFIVMHTSLLDLLTPEEIQAVIAHELGHLKCDHGVYLTLVNLVVLAAGQLPNLGGFVAQALQAQLLEWVRCAEFTCDRAALLATQDPKIVMSLLMKLSGGSPTLAPQLNLDAFLAQARAYDDISNTDLGEVLKSARTSQLTHPLPVLRAREIDRWASSRDYQNLLESHTMDYNHKAAPKGGWRNW, from the coding sequence ATGATCTCTAAAACTCAATTAATTGGTTTAAAAGCCGACGAGTTTCGTCATCCCTTAGATTTGGAGGCAACTAAAGCTCTCAAACAAATCCCTGGCGCTGATATCATCGTGCGCAACCTGCTAGGACAAATGGCAGAACAGTTTTTTTATGTAGAAAATATTGCCTCAAGCATCCTAGTCGGCGAGCAACAACTGCCTCAGTTTCACAAGCTGTTAATCGAAGCTTGTCGAGTATTGGATTTAGAACCCCCACAGTTGTACGTCCGTCAGCATCCAGTCCCTAATGCTTACACGTTCGCCATGCGTGGTAAGCAGCCCTTTATTGTCATGCATACTTCGTTATTAGATTTGCTGACTCCTGAGGAAATTCAGGCAGTGATCGCGCATGAATTAGGTCATCTCAAGTGCGATCATGGAGTGTATCTGACGTTAGTCAATTTGGTTGTTTTAGCCGCAGGACAGTTGCCTAATTTGGGCGGCTTTGTTGCGCAGGCACTTCAAGCACAACTTTTAGAGTGGGTTCGCTGCGCCGAATTTACGTGCGATCGCGCCGCACTCCTCGCCACTCAAGATCCAAAGATCGTCATGTCGCTTTTGATGAAGCTTTCAGGAGGCTCGCCGACACTCGCGCCGCAACTCAACTTAGATGCGTTTCTTGCACAAGCCCGTGCCTATGACGACATCAGCAACACTGATTTAGGCGAAGTCCTCAAATCAGCGCGGACATCACAACTCACTCATCCGCTACCTGTACTACGCGCACGAGAAATCGATCGTTGGGCATCAAGTCGAGATTATCAAAACTTGTTAGAAAGTCACACTATGGATTATAATCATAAAGCTGCACCCAAGGGCGGGTGGCGAAACTGGTAG